The window GCCTCCTTGAAGGCGTTGCGGGCCGCCAGCTTGAACGATATTTCGTTCGAATCCACCGGGTGCATCTTGCCGTCGTAGATCACCACGCGGATGTCGCGGGCGTACGATCCCGTCAGCGGGCCTTCGTCCATCTTCTCCATGATGCCCTTCAGGATGGCGGGCATGAAGCGCGCGTCGATGGCGCCGCCCACGATCGCCGAGTAGAATTGCAGCTTGCCGCCCCATTGCAGATCGTATTCCTCTTTGGTCTTGGTGTTGACGACCATTTCGCCCTTGCCGGGAATCTTGTAGTTCTTCGGTTCGCCGATCCCTTCGTAGTAGGGTTCGATGATCATGTGCACCTCGCCGAACTGGCCTGCGCCGCCCGACTGCTTCTTGTGGCGGTAGTCTGCCTGGGCCACCTTGGTGATGGTCTCGCGGTAGGGAATCTTCGGCGCGATGTATTCGTAGGAGAGTTTGTTCTCCTTCTCGATGCGCGAACGGAGGATGTTCAGATGGTGTTCGCCCTGTCCTTGGATGATGGTCTGTTTCAGCTCCTTGGAGTATTCCACCAGAATCGTCGGGTCTTCGAACCGGGCGTCGTTCAGCAGCTTGCCCAGCTTCTCCTCGTCGGCTTGGTCCTTGCACTTGATGGCGGCGCGGTAGCGCGGTTCGGGGAAGACGATCGGTTCGATCGTCACCGGAGCCGCCGGAGCCGACAGCGTGTCGTTCGTGCGCGTGCCTTTCAGCTTCACCGTGCAGCCGATGTCGCCGGCCGAGAGTTCCGTGACCTTCACGCGGTTTTTGCCCGCCACGGCGAACAGCTGCGAGAGTTTCTCCTTGTTGCCCGTGCGGGTGTTCATCAGCTCGGTGCCCTCGGTGATCTTGCCGCGGATCACGCGGAAATAGGAGATTTCGCCGATATGCTGTTCGACCTGACTCTTGAAGACGAACGCCACGGCGGGAGCCGCCTCGTCGGCCGCGATCTCCGCGCCGTCGGTCGCCAGGAACGCCGGGGCCTTCAGCGGGCCGGGGGCTACGTTGATGATGAACTCCATCAGACGTTTCGTGCCGATGTCGCGCTTGCCGCTGGTGCAGAAGATGGGCATGACTTCGCGGTTGGCGAGGCCGATTTTCAGACCCGAGCGGATGTCGTCCTGCGTGAGCGTGCCCTTGTCGAAGTAGAGTTCCATCAGCGCTTCGTCGTGTTCGGCGGCCATTTCCACCAGCTCCTTGTTCAGCTCCTGAGCCTTTTCCAGCTCCTCGGCGGGGATTTCCAGCTCTTCGCGGTGGCCGTCGTTGTCCTTGAAGCGGAACATCTTCATCAGCAGCACGTCGATGAAGGCGTTGAATCCGGGGCCCTGGTTGACGGGATACTGCACGATGACGGGTTTCACGCGCGATGCGGCCCGGATAGACTCCACGGCGGCTTCGAAATTGGCCTTGTCGGCATCGAGCTGGTTGATTACGCCGATGACGGGTTTTTTCAGCAGACGCGCATAGCGGGCCTGTATTTCGCTGCCGACCTCCCAGCCGTTCTGGGCGTTGAACAGAAAGACGCCCACGTCGCCGACCTTGAACGCCGAGAAGAGGCTTCCGCAGAAGTCGTCCGACCCCGGGCAGTCGATGATGTTCAGCTTGCGGTCCATGAATTCGGTGAAGAGGATCGTCGAATAGATCGAGCGTTTGTATTCGTGCTCGATGTCCGTGTTGTCCGAGAGCGTGTTGTTCGTCTCGATGCTGCCTCTGCGGTCGATGACCTTGCCCTCGAAGGCCATCGCTTCGGCAAGGGTGGTTTTTCCCGTGCCGGGCGCGCCGATGAGTACGATGTTTTTGATCTCTTTGGCTGAATAGTTTTTCATATTCCCGTATGGTTTTAAGGTATGCGTAATAAGGTTCTCGTTTCCCGTGCCGTTCGCGCTCCCGTGGCGGCGACTATAAATATACGAAATATTCGGGAAAAACAACCCCCGAAATGAAAAAATCGCCCCCGGGAGGCGATTTTTCGGTCTGTCGGGAATATGTCCGCCGTCAGGGCAGCCACTCCGCCAGCACGGGCCGTACGACACGCTCCATAACGTCGTATCCTTCGGGCGTGGGGTGCACGCCGTCCTTGGTGTATTCGCTGCGCATCGAGCCGTCGCCGGCGTCCATCGCGCTGTAATAGTCCACCCACGTCAATCCCCGCTCCGCGGCGTACTGTTGCAGCCGGGCGTTCAGGGCGGCGATCTTTTCGGGCACCGATTCGATCTCGGGGCGCCACGGATATTTCGCGGCCGGCAGCACCGAGCAGAGGATCGGGCGGATGCCCGCGGCGAGTGCCAGCTCGGCCATCGAGACGATGTTTTCGACAATGTGTCCGCATTCGATCGGGCCGTTGTTTCCGGCGATGTCGTTCGTTCCGGCGAGGATCACCACGGCTTTCGGACGGAGGTCGATCACGTCGGCGCGGAAGCGGCAGAGCATCTGGGACGTGACCTGGCCGCCGATTCCGCGGCAGGCGAAATTGTTGTCGGTGAAAAACTCCGGGTGGGCGTTGTCCCATCCGTCGGTGATCGAATTGCCCATGAACACCACGGCGGGGGCCGTCGTCAGGGCGGCGTTGGCCGCGGCGTAGCGGCCGTAATTGGCCCAGTCGCGCTGCTGGCCCGCGGCGAGCAGGGGCAGGGCGAGGGCCAGCAGGATCGCTGTCTTTCTCATCGGATTTTACTTTTGCGCTTGGGTGATGTTACGGGCGTTGCGTTCGTCGTCTTTCTTGCTGCGTTTTCCGCCGAAGCGGCCCAGGAGCCATCCGGCGCAGAAGACGATGAGGTAAATGGCGATCTTCACGAACAGGTTTTCGAGCCCGTTGACGATGTTTTTCGAGAAGATGGCGATCAGGAGCACGGCGATCAGCGCCAGCGCTCCGTAGATGATCCATTTTGCTTTGGTTGTCATGGCGGTTTTCTGTTTAGTCGGTCTGTTATCGTCCTACAATGCTTTCCACCTCTTCGGCCGTGACGGGTATCTTGCGGTCGCCGAGGATGCGGCTGCCGGTCTCCGTCACGAGAATGTCGTCCTCGATGCGGATGCCTCCGAAGTCGCGGTAGGCGTCGAGTGCGTCGTAATCGACGATGCCTTTGTACAGCCCTTCGGCGCGGCATTTGTCGATCAGCGCCGGGATGAAATAGAGTCCCGGTTCGTCGGTCATCACCGTTCCCGGCTCGATGCGCCACGCCGCGCGGTAGATGCACGTGCCCGACGCGGCGGCGCGTTCGGCGATCGACGCGAAGTCGAACGACCGTTCGCCCATCGCCTCGCAGTCGTGCACGTCCATGCCCAGTCCGTGCCCGAGTCCGTGGGGCATGAGCATCGTCATCGCCCCGGCGGCCACGGCATCGGCGGCCGAGCCCTTCAGCAGCCCCAGTCCCACGAGCCCTTCGGCCAGGGTCATGTAGGCGGCGTGGTGTATCTCGGTGTACATCATGTGGGGTTTGACGATGTTGGCCACGTGGTCGTGCGCCGCCAGCACGATGTCGTATATCTCGCGCTGCTGCTGCGTGAAGCGGCCGCTCACGGGATAGGTGCGGGTGTGGTCCGAGCAGTATCCCTCGACGCTCTCGCCTCCGGCGTCGCACAGCAGCAGACGGCCCTCCTCCAGCACGCCGTCGGCGTTGAGGTTGTGCAGCGTTTCGCCGTGCTGCGACACGATCGAGGGGAACGACACGCCCTGCCCCATCGACTTGGCGATGCCCTCGATGGCCCCCGCGATCTGGCGTTCGACGACTCCCGGACGGCACATCTTCATCGCCGTCGTGTGCATTTCATAGCCGATTTCGAAGGCGCGTTCCATCTCCTCGACCTCTTCGGCGCTCTTCTTTTCGCGCATCTCCGCCACGGCGAACATCAGATCCACCGACTTGTAGTCGTGCAGCAGCGCGGGCCGGATGCCCAGCAGCTCCGACAGCTGGAGTTTGGTCTCCCCGCGGTAGGGCGGGAGGTAGTGGACCCTGCGTCCCAGGGCGACGGCCTTGCGAAGGCGTTTTTCCAGCTCGGCCATCGGGAAGGTCGCCGTGATGCCGACCCCGGCGCCCATCTCGCGCAGCGTGGGCTGCGGACCGGTCCAGATGATGTCCTCGACGGTGAAGTCGTCGCCGTAGAGCGCCTCCTCGCCCGTGTCGGCGTCGATCACCCCGACCACCGACGGGACGTTCAGCCCGAAGTAGTAGCGGAACGACGAGTCCTGCCGGAAATAGTAGGCGTTGTTGGGGTAGTTGTTGGGCGACAGGGGGTTGCCCGGGAAGAGGATGATGCCGCTTCCGATTTTGGTGCGCAGCTCGTGACGGCGCGCGGTATAGGTCTTTGCTGAAAACATAGGCGTTAGAATAAAAAAGGGCGTTACGATACTAAAGGTGCAAAAAGACGATCGGGGCCAAAAACGGATTGCATTCGGTTTTCGGATAACCGACCGACTCCTGACAGGGGCGTTACGCCCCCAAATATAGGGAAAATTTCGGAATCCGTCAATCCGCGGGGGCAAATTCCATGCGGGCGCCCTCTTCATCGACGCTGACCGTCACCCGGCGTCCCAGATAGACCGCCAGATTGGGATCTTCATGCCCCGCGGGGAATCCGAAGACGACGGGAATCCCCAGCGGCCGCGTGTAGGACGAAATGATCGCGCAGGCGTCCGCCACGCCGAATTTCTCCATGCCCAGCATCTCCGAGAAGTGGCCGACGACCACCGCCCGGAGGTTTTCGAGCTTGCCGCTGCGTGCGAGGCTCTGCATGATCCGGTCGATGCGGTAGACGAACTCCCCGACCTCCTCGATCAGCAGCACCGTCGGTTCCTCCGCCGTCAGCTCCTCGGGGGTGCCGTCCGCCGAGCGGATCACCGTCAGGTTGCCCCCGGCCAGGCGTCCCGAGGCCATTCCGGGCTGGTTGAGGGGATGGGGTTCGACCTCAATGCACTCCGTCTCGCCGAACAGCGCCTGCCGCAGCGATTCGGCCGAGGGGTCCTCCTCCCCGTCGAAGCGGAACCCCGAGGGCATCGGGCCGTGGATGCTCTCGATGCGGAGCTTCCGCAGGGCGAGGTGGAGCATGGTGATGTCGCTGAATCCGACCACCCATTTCGGCTCTTCGCGCAGCCGCGCGAGGTCTGCGAGCGGCAGCAGGCGCACCGAGCCGTAACCCCCGCGGCAGGCGATCACGGCTTTGACCGACGGATCGTCGATCATCGCCTGCAAATCGGCGGCGCGTTCTTCGTCGGTCCCGGCGAAGTAGGGCTGTTCTCGGTCGGCGCAGTGGACGCCGAATTTTACGTGCAGACCCCACGACGCGAAGCGTTCGCGGATCTTCGCTGTGTCGGTATTCAGCGGCAGTTTGCCCGCCGGAGAGACGATGCCCACGGTGTCGCCGCGGTGCAGGTAGGGCGGGCGGATGAACTCCGCGGTGTCGGATTCCTGGGCTCCGGCAAGGAGCGGAGCGAGCAGGAGCAGTATCGGGATAAGGTGTTTCATGGTCGTTTTCTTCGGGTGAGCCCTTCGGGCAGGGGCAGCGAGATGCGGGCGAGGCTGACGACGGCGCCTGTCACGGCGAAGCCGCCCGCCAGCAGCAGCGCCGTGTGGGTGCTGTGGCCGGGGACGATGTGGAACAGCAGGGCCATCAGCGCCGCGCCCGTGGTCTGTCCGATGAGGCGCGCCGTGGCGAGCATGCCGCTGGCCGAACCGCTCCGCTCGGGCGGCGCCGAGGCGATCAGGATGCTGTTGTTGGGCGACTGGAAGAGCCCGAATCCCGCGCCGCAGAGCACCAGCCGCCAGATGATGTCGAAATCGGTCGGATGTTCCGGGAGGAACGCCAGCAGGAACAGCCCCGCGGCCATCGCCGCGAGGCCCGTGCCGCCGAGTATGCCGGCGTGGACACGCTCGACGAGCATCCCCGCCGCCGGGGCCACGACCATGATCACGGCGGGCCAGGCCGTCAGCAGCAGTCCCGTCGCCACGTCGTCGTAGCCGCAGACCTCCTGGAGGTAGAAGGGCAGCGCCACCATAGCGAGCATCTGTCCCAGAAACGAGCAGATCGACGTGGCGACCGACACCGAGAAGATCGGGATGCGCAGCAGGTCGAACGGCAGGATCGGGTAGGGTTCGCGCAGCTGGCTGCGGATGAAGAAGAACCCCACGACGATGAGTGCCGCGACGCCCAGCGACAGCAGCCGCGGGTCGAGCCCGTGGGAGAATCCCTCGACCGAGGCCATCAGCAGTCCGAACGTCAGGGCGTTCATCACGGCGTCGCGCCAGTCGAAGCGGTGTTCGCGCACCCGCACGGGATTCTCGGGCAGGAACCGCCGGCTGAGCGACAGGGCGATAAGCCCCATCGGGATGTTGACGGCGAAGAGCCACGGCCAGTCGGCCACCGAGAGGATGCCTGCGGCGAGCGTGGGCCCGGCCACCGACGACACGGCGACGACCGTGGCGTTGATGCCCATGCCGCGTCCCAGCCGGGCCTTGGGGTAGATGAAGCGGATCAGCGTGGTGTTGACCGAGGTGATGGCCGCGGCGCCGAAGCCCTGCATGACGCGGGCCAGCACGAGGCTCTGGAGCGACCCCGAGAGGGAGCATCCCACCGACGCCACGGTGAAGAGCATCAGTCCGCCGATGTAGACCTTGCGGTAACCCACCACGTCGCCCAGCGCCGAGAACGACAGCAGCGAGACCATGATGGCGAGCTGGTAGGCGTTGACGATCCAGATCGAGTCGGCCGACGAGATGCCCAGTTTCTGCCCGATGGTGGGCAGGGCGACGTTGGCGATGGTTCCGTCGATGACCGAGAGCGAGACGCCGAAGGCGACGGCCAGAATGGCTCCGAGCCGCCGGGGCATCGGCAGTCCGTCTGCGGGATGGCGGGAGATATGTGGTGCAGCAGAACTTTTCGACATAATTAAAAAGGCCGTTACGGCCCCCAAAGGTACGAAAAAGCCGGACGGAAGCAAAGCCGAATTGCATGCGGTCCGGCGAATTCCCGCCGGGTTTCAGACCTTGTCCGCCGGAACGAATTTGTAGAGCTGGTCGCCGCGGCGGATCACGCCGGGGGTGCGGATGGCGCAGAGTTCGCCCTGCGCGACGGAATCGGCGGGCGAGCCGTCGGGGCCGTGCAGCTCTTCGAGCGTCTGCTCGGCGACGCCGGTGGTGGCCCCGAGGAAGAAGATCGGTTCCCCGACGCTCAGGGGCGCCGCCTCGACCAGCACTTCGGCCACCGAGAGCTTTTTGTAGAAGTTCACCACCTTGCCCACGTAGACTTTGCGCTGCGTGGCCGACGATCCGTAGGCCGGGCTGTGCTCCACGACGGGCCGTCCGGCGTAGTAGCCCTCCCAGAACCCACGGTTGAAGACCGTCCGGAGCCGCTCTTTCAGCTCTGCGGCCAGCGCCGGGGTGTAGCTTCCGGCTTCGAGGGCCCGGAGCGCCTCGTCGTAACACCCGACCACGCGCCTGACGTACTCCGCACCGCGGGCGCGTCCCTCGATTTTCAGGACCCGGACCCCCGCCGCGATCATCTTGTCGAGGAAATCGACCGTGCAGAGATCCTTGGGCGAGAGGACGTAGCGTCCGTCGATGTCGAGCTGCGCGCCGGTCTCCTTGTCCGTGACGGTGTATTTGCGGCGGCACAGCTGGCGGCACGCGCCGCGGTTGGCCGAGCAGTTCGTTTCGTAGAGCGAGAGGTAGCACTTGCCCGAAACGGACATGCACAGGGCGCCGTGGGCGAACATCTCGATCTGAACCAGCTCGCCCCGCGGACCGCGGATCTCCTCCCCGGCGATCTTCCGGTGTATTTCGGCCACCTGCTCCAGCGTCAGTTCGCGCGCCAGGACCACCGTGTCGGCCCATTGGGCGAAGAACCGCACCGCCTCGGAGTTCGAGACGTTGCACTGGGTGGAGATGTGCACCTCCTGCCCGATCCGCCGGGCGTAGAGGATCGCCGCCAGGTCCGAGGCGATCACGGCATCGACGCCGGCGGCCTTGGCCCGGTCGATCACGGCGTGCACCTCGGCGATCTCGTCCTCGTAGACGACGGTGTTGACCGTCAGGTAGCTTTTCACGCCGGCTCTGCGGGCCGTGGCGACGATTTTCGAAAGGTCGTCGAGCGTGAAGTTGGCCGCCGAGGCCGAGCGCATGTTGAGTTTCCCGACCCCGAAGTAGACGGCGTCGGCTCCGGCCTGAATGGCGGCCGCGAGCGATTCGTAGCTCCCGACGGGAGCCATTATTTCGATATCCGAACGTTTCATCGTTTTCAATAGTAACAGAGCCACCAGCCCGGGCGCTCTTCCCGAAGGGCCTTCGCACGGACCGATTCGTCCCGGTCGAACTGGTCGCGGTAGCTTTGCCAGCCGTTGCCGAGGTATTCGTCGGCCGGGATGAACTCCCCGGCTCCGGTGTCCAGTCCGCCGCTTTCGGGAATCCGCCAGTCGCCCCAGTTGCACACCTTCGCCGCACCGGTTTTGTAGCTGCGCCAGGTTCCCTGCCACTGGTTGTTGCGGTATCCGTCGGCGACCAGCATCAGCGTGTCGTAATAGATGTTGCCGGCCCGATCGACCGCGATGTCGAGGGTGTGGGTGCCTTCGAACACCCCCGCGCCCGGCTGTTCGGGGTCTTCGCGCAGGGTGTAATGCCCTTTCAGGCGCCATCCTCCGTAAATCCCGCCCCATTCGTCGAATTCGCCCGGTGAGAGGTAGGTGACGAGGGAGTCTATGTGCAGCTCCCCTTCGAAATCGCAGACGTTGCCTTTGGCGAGCGTCGCGCCGCTCAGAACGTATGTCAGCGGATCGGTTCCCGATCGGCGGATGGCGGCGATATGTATCCGGAACCGCCGGAAATCCTTGCCGATATATCCGAGCGGTTCGGGCCGATCGACCCACGGGAGCGAGGTCGTATCCAAGCGGTCGATCTCCGGCAGCGGTCCGGTCCAGAGCATCGAAAGATCCTTTTGCCGGATCAGGTCGAGGGTGATCTCCGGCCGTGCCTGCCCTGCGGCGGAGAGCGCCGAAAACAGCAGGAGTATGGCGAGGAGGTTTTTCATCGCTCAGTTTTTGCGTCCCATCAGGCTCGCGGCGTAGTCGCGCATCCGCTTGGTCCGTGCGGGTTCCACCGAGAGGGTGTCGAGGATCGACAGCGCCCGTTCGAAGCGCAGCGAAATCTGCTGCTCCGTGAGCCGCGGCACCTCCAGCCGGTCGTAAACGGCCTTCACGGCGGCGATCTTCTCGGCGTTGCCGAGCTTCGGATCGCGGCAGGCCGTGCGCAGTATTTCGCGCGTGGCTTCGTCCGCGCGGCTCATGGCCGTGACCATCAGGTAGGTTTTCTTCCCTTCGAGGATGTCGCCCCCGATGGCCTTGCCCAGCCGCTCGTCGCCGTAGCTGTCCAGCAGGTCGTCCTGCAACTGGAAGGCGAGCCCCAGTTCGACGGCGAAGCGGCGCAGTTTGCGGCAGTCCTCCTCGGAGGCACCGCCCAGCATGGCGCCGATCGCCACGGCTCCGGCCAGCAGCACCGAGGTCTTCAACTCGATCATGTGCATGTACTCCACGACCGAGACCTTGGCCTTCTGCTCGAAATCCATGTCGTACTGCTGCCCCTCGCACACTTCGAGGGCCATGTCGTTGAACGTCGCCAGCACCTGCGGCAGCTGTTTCGCCGGAACGGTGCTCAGCAGGCGGTAGGCGTAGATCAGCATGGCGTCGCCCGAGAGGATGGCCACGTTCTGGCCCCATTTGGCATAGACCGAGGGTTTGCCGCGCCGCACGGCGGCGTTGTCCATGATGTCGTCGTGCAGCAGCGTGAAGTTGTGGAACACCTCGACCGCCGCGGCCGCGGGCAGCGCCTGCTGCATGTCGTCGGAGAAGATGCCGTGGGCGAGCATCAGCAGCATCGGCCGCAGGCGTTTGCCGCCTCCGGCCAGCGAATAGCCGATGGGCGCGTACAACAGTTCGGGTTCGGCCGGGAAGTCGGCCTGGGCGAGGTAATTCTCGATGGCGGAAAGTATCTGTTCGTTGCTTTGCATGATCCGGGTAGTGTTTTTCGACCTGAATATGTCCCAAAAGTAGGAAAAAAGTTTGGAGTAGCCGAATTTTGAATTAACTTTGACAAGATAAAACTCAACTTTAATTTGAATCCCGATATGAAAAAACTCGCTATCGGTGTGGACATCGGCGGCATCAACACCGCGTTCGGTCTCGTTGACGAGAACGGCGACCTCTATGCCGAATCGGTCATTTCGACCCGCAAATATCCCCATGTGGACGACTATCCGGCTTATGTCGAGGAGCTTTGCGACGCCATGCGCGCAATGGCCCAGAGCCTTTCGTTCGAATACGAACTGGCCGGCATCGGCATCGGCGCTCCCAACGCCAATTATCACAAAGGTACGATCGAGAATCCGGCGAACCTCTGGAAATTCAGGCCCGACGAGCCCGATCCCGACGAGTCGCGCCGCATTTTCCCGCTGGCGGCCGACATCTCGAAGCACTTCGACGGCGCGAAGACGATCATCACCAACGACGCCAACGCCGCCACGATCGGCGAAATGATCTACGGCAATGCCAAGGGCATGAGGGACTTTGTCATGATCACCCTCGGCACGGGGCTCGGTTCGGGGTTCGTCGCCAACGGCGAGATGATCTACGGCCACGACGGCTTCGCCGGGGAGTTCGGCCACGTGATCGTCGAGCGCGACGGCCGCGAGTGCGGCTGCGGACGCAAGGGCTGCCTGGAGACCTACGTTTCGGCGACGGGTATCAAGCGCACGGCGTTCGAGCTGATGGCCAAGATGAATGCTCCCAGCAAGCTGCGGGGCATTGCGTTCGAGGATTTCGACGCCTCGATGATCTCGGCGGCCGCCGAGCAGGGCGACCCCATCGCTTTGGAGGCGTTCCGCTTCACGGGCGAGATGCTGGGCCGCGCGCTGGCCGACGTGGTGACGGTGACTTCGCCCGAGGCGATCTTCCTCTTCGGCGGTCTTTCGAAGGCCGGCAAACTGCTCTTCGACCCGACGCAGTGGTACATGGAGGAGAACATGCTCTTCGTCTTCAAGAACAAGGTGAAACTGCTTCCGAGCGGTATTCAGGGCAAGAACGCCGCCATCCTCGGCGCTTCGGCGCTGATCTGGCAGGAAGCTGCGAAATAGGCCCTACGGCCGTTCCCGCAAGGGCGAGGTTCGAGGACTTCGCCCTTTTTTTCGAATAGATTAACCGACAAACCTGAATTTCTAAACGATGAAACGTCTTTTTTTACTCTCCGTCGCATTGCTGACGGTCTGGGCGGCGGCCGCGCAGGTGCGGTTCGTCGATGCCACTACCCTGAATCTGATCGGCAAGGCCCAGCCTACGTCGCAGCCCTACCACCGGATCGACACGGTCGTCTACAAGGGCTTCACCAAGTCCGAGAACCAGCAGGTGCGCTGTTCTGCGGGTCTGGCGCTGGTCTTCAAGACCAATTCTTCGCGTATCGACCTCTTGCCCGAGTACACCTCGTTCGTCTATAACGGTTCCAGCACCCCGCGGGTGGCTTCGGAGGGCTTCGACCTCTACATCCGCAAGGGCGGCGAGTGGGTGTACGCCTCCTCGCGCGCTCCCCGCAAACGCGGCGAGGCGTTCACGCTGATCAAGGGGATGGACGGCTCCGAGAAGGAGTGCCTGCTCTACCTGCCCAACTACAACGAGCTGACTTCGTTGCAGGTAGGCGTGGATGCGGACGCGAAGATCGTGCCGATGGAAAATCCCTTCCGCCACAAGATCGTGATCTTCGGTTCGAGCTTCACGCACGGCGTCAGCACCAGCCGTTCGGGCATGAGCTACCCGATGCAGATCGCCCGCAACACGGGGCTTTACTTTTGCAGCATCGCTTGCAGCGGCAACTGCAAGCTCCAGCCCTATTTCGCCGACTACCTCGCCGACGTGAAGGATGCCGATGCGATGGTCTTCGACGCCTTCTCGAATCCCGGAGCCGAGATGATCGCCGAGCGGCTGATCCCCTTCATCGCGCGAATCCGGGAGTCCCTGCCCGAGACGCCGCTGATCTTCGTGCAGACGATCTACCGCGAGAGCCGCAACTTCGACCGTGAGAGCGACGAATTCGAGGCCGCCAAGCAGGCGATGGCCCGGCAGCAGATGGCCGAGGCGGTGAAACGCTTCAAGAACGTCTATTTCATCGACAAGGCCGGTCTTACGGGCACCGATCACGTCACCTCGGCCGACGGCACGCACCCCTCGGACCTGGGTTACTGGCGCTGGGCGCAGAACCTGCAACCCGAGCTGCTGAAAGTTCTGAAGAAACACGGCATCCGCTGATCGGGCGGACGATAAGAAAGGGAGGCTTTCCGCGGAAAGCCTCCCTTTTTTGCGCCTGTCGCTGTGGGGCTATTTCATCACCACCTGCGTCTGGCCGATCAGACGGCCGTCGCTGTAAAGCTGGATCTGGTAGGTTCCGGCCGCGAATCCGGTCGAGTTGTAATAGATGCCCACTTCGAGGTCCTGATTCTGGTAGTCGATCTCACGCATGGCGGAGTAGCTCAGCCGTTCGCCCTCGAATTCGAAGGTCGGCATCGCCTCGGTGGTCAGCACATAGCCGTCGGGCGAGGTGATGCGCACGTAGACGGCCCTGTTGCCCGGCGTGGCCAGTTCGTTGGCCGCGAGCACGAAGTCCACGCGCAGGCGCGAGGCGCTCTTGACCCTCGATACGGGTTTGCTCCGGTCGTTGAGGGCCGCAAGGCGGATGTCGCGGGCGCGGAGTACCGAACCCACCTTGACCTTGTTGTCCAGTTCGGCGGCCTTCTCCTCGGCCATGTCGGCGCGCAGTCTGGCCGACGATATCTCCTTGCGGAATCCGACGTTCTCCTTGATGAGCTGTTTGTTGAGCGTGTTGAGCGAGTCGATCTGCTTCACGTAGCCCTTCATGATGGAGCGCAGCGTGCC of the Alistipes senegalensis JC50 genome contains:
- a CDS encoding LD-carboxypeptidase, yielding MKHLIPILLLLAPLLAGAQESDTAEFIRPPYLHRGDTVGIVSPAGKLPLNTDTAKIRERFASWGLHVKFGVHCADREQPYFAGTDEERAADLQAMIDDPSVKAVIACRGGYGSVRLLPLADLARLREEPKWVVGFSDITMLHLALRKLRIESIHGPMPSGFRFDGEEDPSAESLRQALFGETECIEVEPHPLNQPGMASGRLAGGNLTVIRSADGTPEELTAEEPTVLLIEEVGEFVYRIDRIMQSLARSGKLENLRAVVVGHFSEMLGMEKFGVADACAIISSYTRPLGIPVVFGFPAGHEDPNLAVYLGRRVTVSVDEEGARMEFAPAD
- a CDS encoding MFS transporter — encoded protein: MPRRLGAILAVAFGVSLSVIDGTIANVALPTIGQKLGISSADSIWIVNAYQLAIMVSLLSFSALGDVVGYRKVYIGGLMLFTVASVGCSLSGSLQSLVLARVMQGFGAAAITSVNTTLIRFIYPKARLGRGMGINATVVAVSSVAGPTLAAGILSVADWPWLFAVNIPMGLIALSLSRRFLPENPVRVREHRFDWRDAVMNALTFGLLMASVEGFSHGLDPRLLSLGVAALIVVGFFFIRSQLREPYPILPFDLLRIPIFSVSVATSICSFLGQMLAMVALPFYLQEVCGYDDVATGLLLTAWPAVIMVVAPAAGMLVERVHAGILGGTGLAAMAAGLFLLAFLPEHPTDFDIIWRLVLCGAGFGLFQSPNNSILIASAPPERSGSASGMLATARLIGQTTGAALMALLFHIVPGHSTHTALLLAGGFAVTGAVVSLARISLPLPEGLTRRKRP
- a CDS encoding elongation factor G, with protein sequence MKNYSAKEIKNIVLIGAPGTGKTTLAEAMAFEGKVIDRRGSIETNNTLSDNTDIEHEYKRSIYSTILFTEFMDRKLNIIDCPGSDDFCGSLFSAFKVGDVGVFLFNAQNGWEVGSEIQARYARLLKKPVIGVINQLDADKANFEAAVESIRAASRVKPVIVQYPVNQGPGFNAFIDVLLMKMFRFKDNDGHREELEIPAEELEKAQELNKELVEMAAEHDEALMELYFDKGTLTQDDIRSGLKIGLANREVMPIFCTSGKRDIGTKRLMEFIINVAPGPLKAPAFLATDGAEIAADEAAPAVAFVFKSQVEQHIGEISYFRVIRGKITEGTELMNTRTGNKEKLSQLFAVAGKNRVKVTELSAGDIGCTVKLKGTRTNDTLSAPAAPVTIEPIVFPEPRYRAAIKCKDQADEEKLGKLLNDARFEDPTILVEYSKELKQTIIQGQGEHHLNILRSRIEKENKLSYEYIAPKIPYRETITKVAQADYRHKKQSGGAGQFGEVHMIIEPYYEGIGEPKNYKIPGKGEMVVNTKTKEEYDLQWGGKLQFYSAIVGGAIDARFMPAILKGIMEKMDEGPLTGSYARDIRVVIYDGKMHPVDSNEISFKLAARNAFKEAFRNAGPKIMEPIYNVEVLVPSEYMGAVMSDLQNRRAMIAGMESDKGFDRLNALVPLAELYRYSTTLSSLTSGSATYTMKFASYEQVPADVQEKLLKAYTDTDEDPA
- a CDS encoding peptidase U32 family protein, encoding MKRSDIEIMAPVGSYESLAAAIQAGADAVYFGVGKLNMRSASAANFTLDDLSKIVATARRAGVKSYLTVNTVVYEDEIAEVHAVIDRAKAAGVDAVIASDLAAILYARRIGQEVHISTQCNVSNSEAVRFFAQWADTVVLARELTLEQVAEIHRKIAGEEIRGPRGELVQIEMFAHGALCMSVSGKCYLSLYETNCSANRGACRQLCRRKYTVTDKETGAQLDIDGRYVLSPKDLCTVDFLDKMIAAGVRVLKIEGRARGAEYVRRVVGCYDEALRALEAGSYTPALAAELKERLRTVFNRGFWEGYYAGRPVVEHSPAYGSSATQRKVYVGKVVNFYKKLSVAEVLVEAAPLSVGEPIFFLGATTGVAEQTLEELHGPDGSPADSVAQGELCAIRTPGVIRRGDQLYKFVPADKV
- a CDS encoding aminopeptidase P family protein; this translates as MFSAKTYTARRHELRTKIGSGIILFPGNPLSPNNYPNNAYYFRQDSSFRYYFGLNVPSVVGVIDADTGEEALYGDDFTVEDIIWTGPQPTLREMGAGVGITATFPMAELEKRLRKAVALGRRVHYLPPYRGETKLQLSELLGIRPALLHDYKSVDLMFAVAEMREKKSAEEVEEMERAFEIGYEMHTTAMKMCRPGVVERQIAGAIEGIAKSMGQGVSFPSIVSQHGETLHNLNADGVLEEGRLLLCDAGGESVEGYCSDHTRTYPVSGRFTQQQREIYDIVLAAHDHVANIVKPHMMYTEIHHAAYMTLAEGLVGLGLLKGSAADAVAAGAMTMLMPHGLGHGLGMDVHDCEAMGERSFDFASIAERAAASGTCIYRAAWRIEPGTVMTDEPGLYFIPALIDKCRAEGLYKGIVDYDALDAYRDFGGIRIEDDILVTETGSRILGDRKIPVTAEEVESIVGR
- a CDS encoding SGNH/GDSL hydrolase family protein — encoded protein: MRKTAILLALALPLLAAGQQRDWANYGRYAAANAALTTAPAVVFMGNSITDGWDNAHPEFFTDNNFACRGIGGQVTSQMLCRFRADVIDLRPKAVVILAGTNDIAGNNGPIECGHIVENIVSMAELALAAGIRPILCSVLPAAKYPWRPEIESVPEKIAALNARLQQYAAERGLTWVDYYSAMDAGDGSMRSEYTKDGVHPTPEGYDVMERVVRPVLAEWLP